The stretch of DNA GTTTGCTCCGTGCACCAGCGCCCGGCTAATCGCTACGCGCTGCTTCTCGCCACCGCTAAGCTTCCCCGCAGGCAGCTTGGCTTTATCCAGCAAGCCAAACCGCTCCAGCTCATCCATAGCCCCCATGTAATCATCGGAGCGAACCATCCCCGTCAGTCTACGCCACCAAGGCGTTTGTCCCTTTTGACCGATCAGTACATTCTTAAGTGCTGTCTTCTCTCCATACAACTCGGGATTCTGCTCTAAATAAGCAAACTGGGATCTATATTTCATAGAGGCTCGCCCGCCTCCATTAATGATAATCTGCTCATCCATCTTAAACGTACCGCTTGTCCAGCTCTCACGCAGTGAGAGGCACCGAAGCAGCATACTTTTGCCGCCACCGCTTGGCCCCACTACGCCAACAAATTCACCCTGCTCAAATTCAAGATGAATATCCTTCAGTACCGTCTTCTTATCCTCTGGCAATGTAAGACTCAGATCTTTAATGATGAACATAGCTAATCTCCTTCTCTCCCGCCATCTCTACTCTTTAGTGTAGGGTAAAAAGTGCATAAAATCCATGCGAACAATCGTTCTTATTCTTGGCTAGCTGACTTCCTTCTTGAGAGAAAACCGGATGCGGCGAAAAGCGCATAAGAAGCTCCCATAAAGATGAACAAGCTGCTCGCTGCCCCAAGTTCCATCGCGGCTCCGCTCAAATTAGGACCGACAATGGAGCCTATGCTGAAATGGAACGAAGCAATTACATTTGCCGCTGGAAGCAATCCCTTCGGAAGAATATCTGCCGCATAGGCAAGTCCCAGGGAGAAAAACGAACCGACCAGCCCGCCGGCTACCATAAAGACGGCCAGTAAGGCCCCCATATGGGTACCGCACAAAGGCACTATAAGAAACAGAATTCCACCAAGCATCCCGGCAGCCATGAGCACTTTCTTCCGGCCAATCCGGTCACTCAGCAGTCCCAGTGGAAGCTGGAGAATGAGCCCCCCAACGCCAAAGAACGGCAAGAGGGTCGAAATTTCACTCGGACTAAGACCGATCCGAAGTCCATAGATTGGAAAGCTGCCGTTCATTCCGGCCTCTAAATAACCATATAAAAGTGCCGGAATAAGCGCAAACCAGGCCATACGGTAAATCGCCATATATTTTCTATGACCCTGCTCAGCTCCAGGTTGCTGCTTCTCCGGAAACGCCGCCCGCAATTTGAAGCAGACAATGAGAAGCATAATCAGGATGAAAATCGCTAATAATGCAAAAGGAGCCATATGTCCAAAATGAAGGAGCTTAATGCCTAGCGGGCCTGCGCTGAAGCCTAGCCCATAGAACATGCCATAGAGTGAGATAATTTTTCCCCGCTGGGCAGGCGGGGTAACCAGCAGCAGCCACAGCTGTGCGGCAAAGTTAATTGCACTGTCACCTATACCTACAATCAACCGCAGAATAAACCAAAGACTTAGATTCGTAAACAATGGGAAAAGAGGAAGCGCTACCGTCACCATCACCAAACCGACAATTAACAGCTTTTTAAAGCCCATTCGATCCAGCAGCCGCTCGGCCACCAGCGACATGGCGAAGGAGCCGATATAGAGAGCCGTTGCATGCAGGCCATTGACCGATGAGGATATCCCCCTCTCCTCCATAAATATAGATAAAACCGGAAGTAACAGCCCTTGGCTAAGCCCTGCCACCACCACAATAGAGATAAGAATAAACACAGGAGCCTTGGCGCTTTTTGTAAGCGAAGATGTAATTGACAACATAATTCCTCCAAATCTTCCATACCAAAATAGATGCTACCAGAATGTGATATGCTCAAACTAAGACATTATAGTGGACAACAGAGCTTCCTACAAGCCATAATGGAAAAAGAATGCAGTGCTTTTTTAGGAGGTTAACTCTTATATGTCCTTTAAATTGAACATAGATGCTTCACCGATTTACGAGCTTCTCAGCAGCTTCATGATTTACACCACCAGACGCTGGATTGCTAATCTGGATCTCACTTCAGCATGGATTGACGACATCGAAGCCCTGCTTGAGCCTGGTGAGCTTGAAGTTCTTCAACCTGCGGCCCAGTGGCCATTCAGCGATTACGATATTCTCTTCGCATGGGCCATCCATAGACAAGCCGGGGTTTCTGTTGAAAAATTTTTGGATGACTTGGAGCATACTCCAGCCGCTGAGCTGACTGAGCGGATCTCTACCTTGCTCCCAAGCTTGACTGCAAAAGAGGCGGAAATGATCCGCTCCCGTTATTTGCCTCTGCTTCGCCTATGGCATACCCGCTATTTTTCCGGCATAGCCCGCGAGATGGAGACGGCTCTTCTTGAAGATGCCGAGGACAAGCGTTCGCTCCTGTCCAAGATGGAGCCTTCAGCCTTTATAGAGTATGCTACAGGCGGGCTCGTTATGGATGCCAAACTGCACATGAAAGAGGTCATTTTGCTCCCGACAGTTCATTTTAAGCCGCTGAACACTTACTGCTTCTATAACGAACTGTTGTGCATTCAATACCCGCTCGATGAATCTGAACCCAGTGGCAAGGAACCTCCAAGCATCCTGCTTAGACTCACCCAGGCGCTTGCCTCATCAGAAAGACTGCGCCTGCTGCGCATTGTCGCGGAAGGCCCTAAAACCTTGGACGAAATTCAGGCCGCCGCTTATATGCCTGAAGAGCTTGTCCGGCAGCATCTGATGCAGCTGCGTTCCGCGGGACTCCTGCGCATTCATCTGGAGGGACCGGACAGCGAACGAATCGGCATACGCCGCGATGGGGCCGCCGAGCTGCAAATTTTCTTGGAAACCTATATTGGTTTGTAATTGAAACCGTGCAAAGTGGAAAGGCAAACTGAAGGAGTGAACACCCGTTTTGAAAACAACAGGATTAAAACAACAAATTATTTTTGATATGGATGATACGCTTGTGTACTGCAACAAATATTTCGATCAGGTGCTTGCAGAATTCGCAAACCAACTGCAGGAATGGTTTGGCGCCGAGCGGCTATCCGAACAAGACATACGCTCCAAGCAAATCGAAATCGACGTAGCCGGCGTTCATCAAATCGGCTTTACCAGCTCTCATTTTCCTCAATCCTTGGTCGATACGTACCGTTATTTTTCACATGCACTGAACCGCCCGGCAAACGATCTCGAAGAGCTTAGGCTCACCAAGCTAGGCTTAAGCGTCTATGAACAGAAGGTGGAGCCTTACCCCGGAATGGTAGAAACCCTGGAAATTCTAAGCCATCAAGGGCATGAGCTGTTCTTATACACCGGAGGTGAGAACGAAATCCAGCAACGCAAGATCGATCAGATGAAACTGAGCGCATATTTCAAAGACCGGATTTATATCCGGAGGCATAAGAATGTTCAGGCGCTGGAGGAGATTTTAGGTTTCCATTCTTTTGACCGCAATGTAACTTGGATGATCGGCAACAGCCTGCGCACTGACATTGAGCCTGCCCTACAGGCAGGCATCAACACCATATATATTAAGCGTCCCGATGAATGGGTCTACAATATGATCGAACTCAAGAACAACCCGGATGCAGTTATGTACACTGTCTCTTCCCTGGAAGAAGTTCCGGGGATTATTGCAGAGCATATGTCTCTTAAAGCTTTCAAACGGACCCTCTGAGGGTCCGTTTGTGTTTTTTTGTGCAACATTTAACTTCGTTCGAGAGCGAGCTTCCCACTGGCCTTATCCGTCAAAATAATCCGGGCCTTATAATCACCGGAGGCCGAATCTTTGAAGGTGAGCAGCTGGGTGTTACCCTTTGTCAGCAAAGCCGTCAGCATCGTCTCAGTAATCCGCTTGCCAGCGAATTCCTTCCAGATCACAAAACCGCAGCCCTGCTTAAAATGAGTGCAGCCATATCCCTTCTTCCCTTCAATCATCTGCCCCCCGCAGCCTTCTCTTGGACAGGACCCTAACAACTTACGTTCGGAAGAAGATGAAGAGTTCCTCCCTGCGGTATTACGGGGCATAGATTTCTGTTCTCCTTCTGAACGCTGTCTTCCCGCACTGCTCCTGGCCCTGCCGCGCCCGGATGGCTTCTCCTTGGCAGAGGCTTCAAATAGGGAAGCATCCGCCTTCGGCTGGGTGCGAACCTTCTCGATAATGGAAACGGTGAACCTCTTCACATTCTCCATGAATTTATCGCCGCCCGCTTCCCCTTTCGAGATCTGGTACAACCTGCGTTCCCACTGGCCCGTCATTTCCGGCGAGGTTAGCAGTTCAACACCGGCATGCCGAATCAGCTCGATCGCAGCTCTCCCCTTCGTCGTAACGGTAATCTTCTTACCCTGCATAGAGATGTAGCCGACCTTCTTCAGGCGCTCAATCGTAGCTGCTCGGGTGGCAGGTGTACCTAATCCCGCATCCTTCATTACCTCACGCAGCTCCTCATTTTCCAGCTGCTTGCCGGCACTTTCCATAGCTTTGAGCAGCGTGCCTTCCGTATAAGCTTTAGGAGGCTTGGTCGCCTTCTCTTTCGCTTCCGCTGCCGTACATTTTACCGGAAGATTTCGCTCCAGCGAGAAAGGATCGCTAACCAGCTCTTCGTCCTCCTCGTCGTCCTTCTTCCTGCCCCGACTTCCGGATTTGGCTCCGCCTGAAGTCTCCTCTGTACTCTGACATACCTTCCAGCCCAGAGACAGGAGCTCCTTAACATTCGTCTTGAACCGCTCCTTCTCCACTTCGGTCATGACGGTATGCTGCTTGTATTCTGCTGGCGGATAGAAGTGCGATAGGAATCTTCGGATGACAAGGTCATATAAATTTTGCTCATCCTTGCTCAGGGTGCCCGGCCGCTTCAGCGTGGGCAGGATCGCATGGTGGTCTTCCACACGCTCAGGGTTACAAACAGACTTATTCCCTTTATGCACCCTGCGTGAATCGGCGCCATTAGCCAAATCCCGATAATCGGTAGATTTCAGCATATGGAGCGCCTTCTGCATGCCGTCGATATTTTGCTCGGTAACATAGTTGGAGTTCGTCCGGGGATATGAGATGACCTTATGCTTCTCATACAAAGCTTGAGCAAGATCCAAGGTCTTCTTGGCGGAGTAGCCGTACTTGGCGTTAGCCTCCCGCTGAAGCAAGGTTAAGTCATACAGTTTAAAAGGATATTCCTTCGTTTCTTTCACTTCATACTCTACAATCCGTCCTTCTTGACCGTTAACCTTGTCCGCTATAGCTGCAGCTTTCTGCGGATCAGTTAATCGGTCACCCTGCCAGGTTCCGCTGTACTTCCGGTCATTCTGGTTAAATGCCGCCTTTACCTCATAGAAGGTCTGAGATTCAAAGGACTCTATCTCCTTCTGACGGTCGTAAATGAGCGCCAGCACGGGAGTCTGAACTCGTCCTACGGACAGCAGCTCCCGGTGCTTGGTCGTAAACGCTCTGGACGCATTCATCCCAATCAGCCAATCCGCCTCACTGCGGGCACGTGCAGCGAGCGTCAAATTGTCAAACTCCCGGCTGTCTCTTAGACTTTCAAATCCCTTGGCAATACTCTCCGCCGTCAGATCTGATATCCACAGCCGGCGAACCGGCTGCGTTAACTTTAACTGCTGCTGAATGAGTGCAAAAATATACTGCCCCTCCCGCCCGGCATCACAGGCATTAACGATCTTGTCACACCGTTTGGACAGCTCTCCAATCGTCTTTAGCTGGTCCTTTGTCTTAGGATTGGGAACGATCTTAAAGCTCTCAGGCAGAATTGGCAGGTCTGAGAAATTCCATCTCTTATATTTCGGATCATATGCATCTGGCTCAGCCAATCCGAGCAAATGGCCAATCGCCCAGGTGATGATATAATTCTCACCCTCTAAATAGGAACGGTTATTCTTCGCCCGCGGTTCAATCACAGCGCTAATCGTCCGGCCCATATCTGGCTTCTCGGCAATAACGAGCGTTTTCAAACAAACTTCCCCTCTTTCGCTTGTCCACAGAAGAGGACTTTCGCCAACAAGCGCGAAAGTCCTCTTCTGCCATGCTTATAACACTACTATATCACAATTCTGCCGAACCCGGCTAAACCTTAGGAGGCCTCATTTTGACCATTCACTACTCTAAGGCCTACTCTTCTTTTCTAAACTCTATGTAGTCTACCTTCTGCAAATTAACAACAAACAGCTTATTCTCACCTGTAGTCGTTTTGAAGGCACCGGGTTCCCCTGCTTTAAAGGCCTCGTAAAACACCTCTGAGAACTCCTCGATCGTCTCATCAATCTCGGCTTCCGTCATTCTGAACTCCTGCTTGATCTCTACCTCTTTCTTACCGCCCCCGGTAAAGTAAAAATCAAAAAATAGTCTCATATCACGACCTCCTCCTCCATTAGACTTTGAATGATTCTTCTATATAGATTGATCTAAAGTTTTACATTGACCTTTCTATTTATATTAATACGGCCCTATAACATTCATCGCTTTAGTTCATTCTATATAACTAACAAAGCTTGTGCCCCCTCCCAGCAGCTGCCTTCATGACGTCTGGTATGGAAAAAGCACAAGCTTAGTAATCATATGAAAAATTAATAGGACTTAGACCAAAACCGTAGCGCCTGTCAAAAATTTGTCAACCTCACGAGCGGCTTCGCGTCCCTCGTGAATTGCCCAAACTACAAGACTCTGGCCGCGGCGCATATCTCCAGCTGCGAACACTTTGTCCACGCTGGTCTTAAATTTACCGTATCCCGCTTTCACATTGGTCCGGCGATCCGTTGCAAGACCCAGCTGTTCCACCAAAGTTTGCTCCGGTCCGTCAAAACCAATGGCGATCAGCGCTAGCTGAGCTGGGAAAACCCGTTCAGTCCCTGGGACAGGCTGATAAATCTTGCGTCCGGTCTCATCAACGGTACGCTGAATTTGAATGGTATGCAGCTCCTTGAGATTGCCATTCTCATCCCCAACAAATTTAGTAGTCATAATAGAGAACTCACGCGGATCTTCACCATAAAGTGCTTTGGCCTCTTCCTGCGCATAATCCAATGTGTACACGTTCGGGAATTGCGGCCAAGGATTCTGAACCTGGTCCCGCTCGAGTGGAGCCTTGGCATGTGTACCGAACTGGGTAACACTGCGGCAGCCATGGCGAAGCGCTGTAGCTACACAGTCTGAACCAGTGTCTCCGCCTCCGATCACAATGACATCTTTGTCCTTGGCAGACAAGTAGCTGCCATCTTCCAGACCGCTGTCAAGGTAACTCTTAATCGTGCCGTTCAGATAAGGCATTGCATACTGCACCCCGTTCAAGTCACTGCCTTCAATATTGAATTCACGCGGTTTGGTTGCGCCTCCGCACAGTACAACCGCATCAAATTCATCCACCAGCTGCTTCGCAGGTATATCTTTGCCGATCTCCGTATTTGTGATGAACTTAACTCCTTCAGCAGCCAGCAAACCTACTCTGCGCTGAACTACAGCCTTGTCAAGCTTCATCGTAGGGATACCGTAAGTAAGCAGTCCGCCAATCCGGTCCGCTCTCTCATAGACGGTTACCTCGTGACCAGCTTTATTCAGCTGTGCTGCACAGGCGAGACCAGCAGGTCCAGAGCCGACCACGGCCACTCTTCGGCCCGTCCGTTTCTCAGGCGGGTTAGGCACGACCCATCCCTCTTCGAATCCTTTATCAATAATCGCTTGTTCAATTGTCTTAATCGTAACAGGCTGTCCAATCAAGCCTACTGTACATGAGCCCTCGCAAGGCGCCGGACAGACACGTCCAGTAAATTCCGGAAAGTTGTTCGTCTTATGCAGACGATCAAGCGCTTCCTTCCACTGATTACGGTAAACTAGATTATTCCACTCTGGAATCAGATTGTGTACAGGACATCCCGAGGTTCCTCCCGTCATATCCATGCCTGTATGGCAATAAGGGGTACCGCAATCCATACAACGGGCTCCCTGCGTACGCAGTTCTTCTTCCGACATATGTTTGTGGAATTCTTCCCAGTCTTTAATCCGTTCCAATGGACTCCGATCTGCTGGCAGCTGGCGCTTGTATTCCATAAAACCCGTTGGTGTAGACATTTACTTTCCCCCATCTCTCTTGCTTGTTTACTGATCTGGTGTCGATGTTTCAAATAGTTTAGCACCTGCGAAGAGCTTAGTTTAATGGACTATTCCATTAAATATTTGCACTATTATACATATTAAAAAATTCGATCATACGTTAAAAATCTGTAATCATAGGGATTTTTCTCATCACGAACTCCCTGTTTTTCATCCGTAAGCTCAAATTTTGAGAGGTCAAAATCAGGCATCACCACATCGCCTTCAATCTCTTCATTGATGAGAGTCACTAGGAGACGGTCCGCCAAAGGCAGGAATAGCAAGAAAATTTCACTTCCGCCAATGATCATGACCTCCTGCTCCTTGCTTAATTCCAGAACCTGTTCTATGGAATAAATTGCTTCAGCGCCTTTCGGCTTAAACGCTTTATCGCGGGTAAGCACCAGGTTTGTACGGTTTGGCAGTGGTTTGCTTCCCATTGACTCCCATGTCTTACGCCCCATTACGATGATTTTGCCTGTGGTTTGCGCTTTAAAAAAGGCTAAATCCGAAGGCAGTCTCCAAGGAAGCTTATTATCGCGCCCGATCACGCGGTTTTTGGCCATGGCCCATATCAGAGTGAGGCTCATAGTCATCTCTCCTCCACATCAAAGTATCAACCCATCATTAAATGGCTATCGGGGCCTTAATGCCAGGGTGATGCTGATAGTTTACAAACTCAAAGTCCTCATATTTATAATCGAAAATAGAATCCGGTTTCCGATTGATTTTTAACTCTGGCAAATCATAAGGTTCACGGGCTAGCTGGGTCTTCACCTGCTCCAAATGATTGCTATATATATGCACGTCTCCTCCAGACCAAATTAGCTCACCGACCTCCAGTTCACATTGCTGAGCTATCATATGGGTGAGCAAAGCATAACTCGCAATATTAAAAGGCAGGCCTAGGAACGTATCAACGGAGCGCATATTGAACATACAAGATAACTTCCCATCGGCCACATAGAATTGGAAAGCAAAATGGCATGGCGGCAGCTGCATCCGATCTACTTCCGCAACATTCCATGCGCTGACCAGATGGCGTCTAGATTCAGGGTTACGCTTAATTGAATCGATCACTTTTGTAATCTGATCAATAACCTCTCCATTAGCTCCTTGCCACGAACGCCACTGTGAGCCGTACACCGGTCCCAAATTGCCATTCTCATCTGCCCATTCATCCCAAATGGTAACCCCGTTTTCTTGGAGATACGCAATATTGGTCTCACCGCTGAGGAACCACAGCAACTCATGAATGACTGATTTAAGATGGATTCGCTTCGTGGTAATCAGCGGGAATCCTTTAGCAAGATCAAATCTCAGCTGGCGGCCGAATACGGAAATTGTTCCCGTACCAGTTCGATCTCCTCTTTCGGTCCCATGTTCCAGAATATCTTCAAGTAAATTCAAATAGTTTCTCACGTTACACCTCATCCGACTAAAATAGCATTGTAAAGCAGTTTATCGTTAATTATAACAAAGTATGTGACATTTATATATACAGCCTCTGAACAGAAAAAGGCAGGCACACTGATAAGCAATTCCTATTGGTAACCTACCAGATTTTAAATAAAAAAAACAAGCAAAGGCGCAGCAGCACCTTTGCTTGTTCTAAGTAACGATATATTAGCGAGAAATCACGTGAATAGGGTGACCTTCTACCAATTCGGCAGCTTCCATCACGATTTCGCCCAGGGTAGGGTGAGCGTGAATAGTCAAGGAGATATCCTCCAAGGTAGCGCCCATTTCAATCGCCAGGCCCAGCTCAGCAATCAGGTTGGAGGCTTCAATACCCACAACTTGAGCACCAATCACTACATGGTTATCCTCATGAGCAATCAGCTTGATGAAGCCATCTGGTTGATTCAGGGACAAAGCGCGGCCGTTACCTGCAAATGGGAACTTGCCAGCTTTAACTTTGTATCCTTTGTCTTTAGCTTCCTTCTCAGTGTAGCCTACGCTAGCACATTCTGGATCCGTGAAGCAAACAGCAGGAATAGCTTTGTAGTCTACTACAGAAGGCTGACCAGAGATCGCTTCAGCAGCTACCTTACCTTCATAAGAAGCTTTGTGTGCAAGCGCTGGTCCTGCAACTACATCGCCAATTGCGAAGATATTCGGGTTGGAAGTACGGCCTTGGTGGTCGACTTCGATCAGACCGCGCTCACCAACTTTAACGCCCGCAAGCTCAAGTCCAAGATCTCCGTCTGTGTTAGGACGACGGCC from Paenibacillus sp. CAA11 encodes:
- a CDS encoding phosphonate ABC transporter ATP-binding protein, with product MFIIKDLSLTLPEDKKTVLKDIHLEFEQGEFVGVVGPSGGGKSMLLRCLSLRESWTSGTFKMDEQIIINGGGRASMKYRSQFAYLEQNPELYGEKTALKNVLIGQKGQTPWWRRLTGMVRSDDYMGAMDELERFGLLDKAKLPAGKLSGGEKQRVAISRALVHGANVLAADEPVVGLDPQTADKVLSELKSLCQNKGKTVITVLPVDLAERWCTRLWGIKEGRLLWDITGRRLTSAEKNSI
- a CDS encoding MFS transporter — protein: MLSITSSLTKSAKAPVFILISIVVVAGLSQGLLLPVLSIFMEERGISSSVNGLHATALYIGSFAMSLVAERLLDRMGFKKLLIVGLVMVTVALPLFPLFTNLSLWFILRLIVGIGDSAINFAAQLWLLLVTPPAQRGKIISLYGMFYGLGFSAGPLGIKLLHFGHMAPFALLAIFILIMLLIVCFKLRAAFPEKQQPGAEQGHRKYMAIYRMAWFALIPALLYGYLEAGMNGSFPIYGLRIGLSPSEISTLLPFFGVGGLILQLPLGLLSDRIGRKKVLMAAGMLGGILFLIVPLCGTHMGALLAVFMVAGGLVGSFFSLGLAYAADILPKGLLPAANVIASFHFSIGSIVGPNLSGAAMELGAASSLFIFMGASYALFAASGFLSRRKSASQE
- a CDS encoding ArsR family transcriptional regulator, encoding MSFKLNIDASPIYELLSSFMIYTTRRWIANLDLTSAWIDDIEALLEPGELEVLQPAAQWPFSDYDILFAWAIHRQAGVSVEKFLDDLEHTPAAELTERISTLLPSLTAKEAEMIRSRYLPLLRLWHTRYFSGIAREMETALLEDAEDKRSLLSKMEPSAFIEYATGGLVMDAKLHMKEVILLPTVHFKPLNTYCFYNELLCIQYPLDESEPSGKEPPSILLRLTQALASSERLRLLRIVAEGPKTLDEIQAAAYMPEELVRQHLMQLRSAGLLRIHLEGPDSERIGIRRDGAAELQIFLETYIGL
- a CDS encoding HAD family hydrolase, which codes for MDDTLVYCNKYFDQVLAEFANQLQEWFGAERLSEQDIRSKQIEIDVAGVHQIGFTSSHFPQSLVDTYRYFSHALNRPANDLEELRLTKLGLSVYEQKVEPYPGMVETLEILSHQGHELFLYTGGENEIQQRKIDQMKLSAYFKDRIYIRRHKNVQALEEILGFHSFDRNVTWMIGNSLRTDIEPALQAGINTIYIKRPDEWVYNMIELKNNPDAVMYTVSSLEEVPGIIAEHMSLKAFKRTL
- a CDS encoding type IA DNA topoisomerase — its product is MKTLVIAEKPDMGRTISAVIEPRAKNNRSYLEGENYIITWAIGHLLGLAEPDAYDPKYKRWNFSDLPILPESFKIVPNPKTKDQLKTIGELSKRCDKIVNACDAGREGQYIFALIQQQLKLTQPVRRLWISDLTAESIAKGFESLRDSREFDNLTLAARARSEADWLIGMNASRAFTTKHRELLSVGRVQTPVLALIYDRQKEIESFESQTFYEVKAAFNQNDRKYSGTWQGDRLTDPQKAAAIADKVNGQEGRIVEYEVKETKEYPFKLYDLTLLQREANAKYGYSAKKTLDLAQALYEKHKVISYPRTNSNYVTEQNIDGMQKALHMLKSTDYRDLANGADSRRVHKGNKSVCNPERVEDHHAILPTLKRPGTLSKDEQNLYDLVIRRFLSHFYPPAEYKQHTVMTEVEKERFKTNVKELLSLGWKVCQSTEETSGGAKSGSRGRKKDDEEDEELVSDPFSLERNLPVKCTAAEAKEKATKPPKAYTEGTLLKAMESAGKQLENEELREVMKDAGLGTPATRAATIERLKKVGYISMQGKKITVTTKGRAAIELIRHAGVELLTSPEMTGQWERRLYQISKGEAGGDKFMENVKRFTVSIIEKVRTQPKADASLFEASAKEKPSGRGRARSSAGRQRSEGEQKSMPRNTAGRNSSSSSERKLLGSCPREGCGGQMIEGKKGYGCTHFKQGCGFVIWKEFAGKRITETMLTALLTKGNTQLLTFKDSASGDYKARIILTDKASGKLALERS
- a CDS encoding glutamate synthase subunit beta gives rise to the protein MSTPTGFMEYKRQLPADRSPLERIKDWEEFHKHMSEEELRTQGARCMDCGTPYCHTGMDMTGGTSGCPVHNLIPEWNNLVYRNQWKEALDRLHKTNNFPEFTGRVCPAPCEGSCTVGLIGQPVTIKTIEQAIIDKGFEEGWVVPNPPEKRTGRRVAVVGSGPAGLACAAQLNKAGHEVTVYERADRIGGLLTYGIPTMKLDKAVVQRRVGLLAAEGVKFITNTEIGKDIPAKQLVDEFDAVVLCGGATKPREFNIEGSDLNGVQYAMPYLNGTIKSYLDSGLEDGSYLSAKDKDVIVIGGGDTGSDCVATALRHGCRSVTQFGTHAKAPLERDQVQNPWPQFPNVYTLDYAQEEAKALYGEDPREFSIMTTKFVGDENGNLKELHTIQIQRTVDETGRKIYQPVPGTERVFPAQLALIAIGFDGPEQTLVEQLGLATDRRTNVKAGYGKFKTSVDKVFAAGDMRRGQSLVVWAIHEGREAAREVDKFLTGATVLV
- a CDS encoding dihydrofolate reductase, with protein sequence MSLTLIWAMAKNRVIGRDNKLPWRLPSDLAFFKAQTTGKIIVMGRKTWESMGSKPLPNRTNLVLTRDKAFKPKGAEAIYSIEQVLELSKEQEVMIIGGSEIFLLFLPLADRLLVTLINEEIEGDVVMPDFDLSKFELTDEKQGVRDEKNPYDYRFLTYDRIF
- the thyA gene encoding thymidylate synthase yields the protein MRNYLNLLEDILEHGTERGDRTGTGTISVFGRQLRFDLAKGFPLITTKRIHLKSVIHELLWFLSGETNIAYLQENGVTIWDEWADENGNLGPVYGSQWRSWQGANGEVIDQITKVIDSIKRNPESRRHLVSAWNVAEVDRMQLPPCHFAFQFYVADGKLSCMFNMRSVDTFLGLPFNIASYALLTHMIAQQCELEVGELIWSGGDVHIYSNHLEQVKTQLAREPYDLPELKINRKPDSIFDYKYEDFEFVNYQHHPGIKAPIAI